The following are encoded together in the Montipora foliosa isolate CH-2021 chromosome 12, ASM3666993v2, whole genome shotgun sequence genome:
- the LOC137978955 gene encoding uncharacterized skeletal organic matrix protein 5-like — MFGSQKIPVYCHMGNFGCGAGGWTLAMKTDGKKKTFHYDSALWRDKNAYNLPGGKAGFDFEETKLPTYWNTSFSKICLGMKIPGQPIKFLVINKQAQSLHSMIADGKYRSTSLSLNTWKTLIGSQASLQANCNREGFNAASVGHSRTRIGIIGDNVNDCLNPDSRIGFGNGGHHDDSNTCGNFALDDVSSDNGGKNITAMGYILVQ; from the exons ATGTTTGGGTCGCAAAAGATTCCTGTTTATTGTCACATGGGAAACTTTGGATGCGGAGCTGGAGGATGGACGCTTGCGATGAAGACTGACGGCAAAAAG aaaaccTTTCATTATGATTCGGCCTTATGGCGCGACAAAAACGCCTACAACCTCCCAGGAGGGAAGGCTGGGTTTGACTTTGAAGAGACCAAACTACCGACCTACTGGAACACGTCTTTCTCCAAAATCTGCCTCGGTATGAAGATCCCTGGTCAGCCAATTAAGTTTCTGGTCATTAACAAGCAGGCACAATCTCTGCATTCAATGATAGCTGACGGCAAATACCGCTCCACATCACTGAGCCTCAACACATGGAAGACGCTGATTGGTTCGCAGGCGTCCTTGCAGGCCAACTGTAACAGGGAAGGATTCAATGCCGCTTCTGTAGGCCACTCTAGAACAAGAATAGGTATAATTGGAGACAACGTGAACGACTGTCTTAATCCTGATTCCAGAATTGGGTTTGGTAACGGAGGGCATCATGATGATTCAAACACATGTGGGAACTTTGCACTGGATGACGTTTCTTCAGATAATGGGGGCAAAAACATTACAGCTATGGGATATATTTTGGTTCAGTAG